In a single window of the Bacillus clarus genome:
- a CDS encoding phosphotransferase enzyme family protein translates to MINLEKKIRKLINEIYPVDFIKVKSVTNEMYQCISEQGDYFVRITNYKTYEEQLEEVKYTDFLYREGVGVPPIITSLNGKLVEKITLDRELFSVLYKTAPGIHLPRNQWNSSVFKKLGQQLGKLHRVSKKFESTEPIKHINDWYDNEEYNFLNYIPKEEGIIREFASEVLSSIKTLPKNPSNYGLIHGDVWLENILVENDLNITMIDFQDCEKHFYIFDLAAPIYSALEYSFVGSGNIVDYENSITKAILGGYQEENEISKEMIDKLPLFIKLKEIFEYSLMHMYWNKEKLTEEQVRIMNLYRIKIENNHSVINI, encoded by the coding sequence ATGATTAATCTAGAAAAAAAGATACGTAAATTAATTAATGAAATATATCCGGTGGATTTTATTAAAGTTAAATCAGTAACAAATGAAATGTATCAGTGTATTTCGGAACAAGGTGACTACTTCGTTAGAATAACTAACTATAAAACGTATGAAGAACAGTTGGAAGAAGTTAAATATACAGACTTTTTATATAGGGAAGGTGTAGGAGTACCTCCAATAATAACTTCTTTAAATGGTAAATTAGTAGAAAAAATAACATTAGACAGAGAGCTTTTTAGTGTATTGTACAAAACTGCTCCTGGTATACACTTACCAAGAAATCAATGGAATTCCAGTGTATTTAAAAAACTGGGTCAGCAACTCGGCAAATTGCATCGTGTATCTAAAAAGTTTGAAAGTACTGAACCGATAAAACATATAAACGATTGGTATGACAATGAAGAATATAATTTTCTTAACTATATCCCTAAAGAGGAAGGTATTATTAGAGAGTTTGCATCTGAAGTTTTATCTTCCATAAAGACGCTGCCAAAGAATCCTTCAAATTACGGCTTGATACACGGAGATGTATGGTTAGAAAACATATTAGTTGAAAATGATTTAAATATAACTATGATTGATTTTCAAGATTGCGAGAAACATTTTTATATATTTGATTTAGCAGCTCCAATCTATAGTGCGTTAGAGTATTCATTCGTAGGGAGTGGTAACATAGTTGACTATGAGAACTCTATTACAAAAGCAATACTTGGCGGATACCAAGAAGAAAATGAAATATCAAAAGAAATGATAGATAAGCTACCTTTATTTATTAAATTAAAGGAAATATTCGAATATAGTTTAATGCATATGTACTGGAATAAAGAGAAATTAACTGAGGAACAAGTGCGAATAATGAATCTTTATAGAATAAAGATTGAAAATAACCATTCCGTTATTAACATATAA
- the dnaN gene encoding DNA polymerase III subunit beta: MEFIVNHKHFTQALSEVSKAISAKTLIPILSGIKITADQTGITLIASNSNIFIEKFIPHSIEDLQIVNIIKTGSIVVPAKYFIEIIKKLPSNISIKSKNDQTIKIQSDEITLNLNGFPSYEFPNVPYIDENTEIQVETERLIDVLKRTAFAAAKNESRPVLTGVHIIFDKNKLTCAATDSHRLALSELSINSHVQASYIVPSSTIGELLKLMNSNLKLVSIYLSESHIVFKFGTISLYSRLIEGKYPSVSGLIPNEFQTIINIDRKRILQGVDRSSLLASEWTNNNVNLEIIDESTIKISSNTSQIGKISEKQQVRAIRGKKELNISFDGRFMIEALKVIKGDIVTLSFGGSMRPILIQPVKQSSELHLISPVRSY; the protein is encoded by the coding sequence ATGGAGTTTATCGTAAATCATAAACACTTTACACAAGCTCTTTCGGAAGTAAGTAAAGCTATATCGGCCAAAACATTAATTCCTATATTATCGGGGATTAAAATAACTGCAGATCAAACCGGTATTACTTTAATCGCGAGTAATTCAAATATCTTTATAGAAAAGTTCATACCTCATTCAATCGAAGATTTACAAATCGTAAACATTATAAAAACAGGAAGTATCGTTGTACCAGCTAAATATTTCATTGAAATTATAAAAAAATTACCGAGTAATATTTCTATAAAAAGCAAGAATGACCAAACGATTAAAATTCAATCTGATGAAATTACTTTAAACTTAAATGGATTTCCTTCATATGAATTCCCTAATGTACCATACATAGATGAAAATACAGAGATACAAGTAGAAACGGAACGATTAATAGATGTATTGAAACGAACTGCCTTTGCAGCAGCTAAAAATGAATCTAGACCAGTCCTTACTGGTGTACATATCATTTTTGATAAAAATAAATTAACTTGTGCTGCAACGGATTCTCATAGACTAGCTTTAAGTGAACTATCAATCAATTCTCATGTTCAAGCATCGTATATTGTACCAAGTTCAACTATAGGTGAACTTTTAAAGTTAATGAACAGCAATTTAAAGTTAGTAAGTATATATCTTTCAGAAAGTCATATTGTCTTTAAATTCGGTACAATATCGCTATATTCAAGACTAATTGAAGGGAAATATCCGAGTGTATCTGGATTAATACCAAATGAGTTTCAAACAATAATTAACATTGATAGAAAAAGAATTTTACAAGGAGTTGATCGCTCTAGTTTATTAGCTAGCGAATGGACGAATAATAACGTAAATTTAGAAATCATCGATGAATCCACAATAAAAATTTCTTCTAATACTTCTCAGATCGGTAAAATATCCGAAAAACAACAAGTACGTGCTATTCGTGGCAAAAAAGAATTAAATATTTCTTTCGACGGACGCTTCATGATTGAAGCTTTAAAAGTAATAAAAGGCGATATAGTCACATTAAGTTTTGGTGGTTCTATGCGACCTATTTTAATTCAGCCAGTAAAACAGTCTTCAGAACTACATCTTATTTCACCAGTTCGGTCATATTGA
- a CDS encoding NUDIX hydrolase has product MKKVNVTYALLYDKSNEKLLMVKNKGKEASYYTLPGGAVKVGETLEEAAIREVKEETGLDITVEGIVSISEAFFEERGHHAIFFNFLGQVIGGEIHISRPKEIEEITWLELQTALPYLRIPEHLKEILERRETVPYIFNGTIVHQS; this is encoded by the coding sequence ATGAAAAAAGTGAATGTTACATATGCACTACTGTATGACAAATCTAATGAAAAGCTATTAATGGTTAAAAATAAAGGTAAGGAAGCGTCTTATTACACTTTACCGGGTGGGGCAGTTAAAGTTGGTGAAACATTAGAAGAGGCTGCTATTCGTGAAGTAAAAGAAGAAACAGGACTAGATATAACTGTGGAAGGGATTGTTTCAATAAGTGAAGCGTTTTTTGAAGAAAGAGGGCATCATGCAATTTTCTTTAATTTCTTAGGACAAGTAATTGGGGGAGAAATACATATATCTCGTCCGAAAGAAATTGAAGAGATTACTTGGCTGGAACTACAAACAGCGTTACCTTATTTGCGCATACCTGAACATTTAAAAGAAATTTTAGAGAGACGAGAGACAGTACCTTATATTTTTAATGGAACTATTGTTCATCAATCATAA
- a CDS encoding L-lactate MFS transporter — MKQASINPWLIVLGTIIVQIGLGTIYTWSLFNQPLVSKFGWNLNAVAITFSITSFSLSFSTLFAGKLQQKLGLRKLIATAGIVLGLGLILSSQVSSLPLLYLLAGVVVGYADGTAYITSLSNLIKWFPNRKGLISGISVSAYGMGSLIFRYVNGKLIDTVGVSQAFLYWGIIVLLLVLIGSYFLHEAAAHTKVAETLKNDYTPREMMRTKQVYLLFFMLFTSCMSGLYLIGMVKDIGVQLVGLSAATAANAVAMIAIFNTIGRIILGTLSDKIGRLKIVSATFIVIGLSVFTLSFMELNYGIYFACVASVAFCFGGNITIFPAIVGDFFGLKNHSTNYGIVYQGFGFGALAGSFIGAILGGFQPTFITIGVLCVISFIIAILIRPPNVEKKDEVQKLYRKTA; from the coding sequence ATGAAACAAGCATCTATAAATCCGTGGCTTATTGTCCTAGGTACAATTATTGTCCAAATTGGTCTTGGAACAATTTACACATGGAGTTTATTCAATCAGCCTCTTGTAAGTAAGTTTGGATGGAATCTTAATGCAGTGGCTATCACTTTTTCTATCACAAGTTTTTCGTTATCTTTTTCAACACTGTTTGCTGGAAAGTTGCAGCAAAAATTAGGACTTCGTAAACTCATTGCTACCGCAGGAATTGTTCTCGGATTAGGCTTAATACTTAGTTCACAAGTTTCTTCGTTACCTTTATTGTATTTATTAGCCGGAGTTGTAGTCGGTTATGCGGATGGTACAGCGTATATCACGTCATTATCTAATTTAATTAAGTGGTTTCCAAATCGGAAAGGGCTTATTTCTGGCATATCCGTATCAGCTTATGGAATGGGGAGTTTAATTTTTAGATACGTAAACGGAAAGTTAATCGATACAGTTGGTGTATCACAAGCATTTTTATACTGGGGGATTATCGTTTTACTATTAGTGCTAATTGGATCATACTTCCTACACGAAGCTGCTGCACATACTAAAGTAGCTGAAACACTAAAGAACGATTACACACCTCGTGAAATGATGCGTACGAAACAAGTATATCTTCTGTTTTTTATGTTATTTACATCTTGCATGAGTGGTCTATATTTAATTGGGATGGTAAAGGATATAGGTGTACAACTTGTGGGACTTAGCGCTGCGACCGCCGCTAATGCAGTCGCTATGATCGCTATCTTTAACACAATCGGTCGAATTATTCTCGGAACATTATCAGACAAAATAGGAAGATTAAAAATTGTCTCTGCTACGTTTATCGTTATTGGATTATCTGTTTTTACTTTAAGTTTTATGGAATTAAATTACGGGATCTATTTCGCATGTGTAGCAAGTGTTGCGTTTTGTTTTGGAGGAAATATCACTATATTCCCAGCTATCGTAGGCGATTTCTTCGGATTGAAAAATCATAGTACGAATTACGGAATTGTGTATCAAGGATTTGGATTCGGAGCGCTTGCCGGTTCATTTATTGGCGCGATACTAGGAGGCTTCCAACCAACCTTTATTACAATTGGTGTACTATGCGTTATATCTTTTATTATCGCTATTTTAATCCGTCCTCCAAATGTAGAAAAGAAGGACGAAGTACAAAAGCTATATCGGAAAACAGCATAA